One stretch of Pigmentiphaga aceris DNA includes these proteins:
- a CDS encoding malonate decarboxylase holo-ACP synthase: MNSVRAHDLLWLGLPGALQTAPEAAGESGHAALLDRAPWLTPAWLADAPVVVRRAAGPAGWLPVGLRGRLRAERCAAWLPARTVRRCVTPEHIARSQAWREPSASQQVAAVAAIGPIAAVLNDEGVRWGIGGGVGFALATNLPVLRPDSDLDLIVRADDEDEFMRAARALNKVLDNIADTTTAPIRIDVQIDTPAGGFAFAEWQRTGGPVMLKTADGPLLLSDPWQVEITTPMTVS, from the coding sequence GTGAACTCGGTCCGCGCGCACGATCTGTTGTGGCTGGGCTTACCGGGTGCGCTGCAGACTGCACCTGAAGCCGCTGGCGAAAGCGGCCATGCCGCCTTGCTTGACCGTGCGCCTTGGCTGACTCCGGCATGGCTGGCCGACGCCCCGGTCGTGGTGCGCCGGGCAGCTGGCCCGGCAGGCTGGTTGCCGGTTGGCCTGCGCGGCCGCTTGCGTGCTGAACGCTGCGCGGCTTGGTTGCCCGCACGCACGGTACGACGCTGCGTCACACCGGAACATATCGCACGGAGCCAGGCATGGCGCGAGCCTTCTGCCTCGCAGCAGGTGGCTGCCGTGGCGGCCATCGGGCCGATTGCGGCCGTGCTGAATGATGAAGGCGTGCGCTGGGGGATTGGCGGCGGCGTGGGGTTTGCGCTGGCAACCAACCTGCCGGTGCTGCGGCCCGACAGTGACCTGGACCTGATCGTGCGCGCCGATGATGAAGACGAATTCATGCGTGCGGCACGAGCACTGAACAAGGTGCTGGACAACATTGCCGACACCACCACCGCCCCAATCCGCATCGACGTGCAGATCGACACGCCAGCGGGTGGCTTTGCATTTGCCGAATGGCAACGCACGGGTGGCCCGGTGATGCTCAAGACGGCGGATGGTCCGCTGTTGCTCTCAGACCCCTGGCAGGTGGAAATCACGACCCCGATGACGGTCTCATGA
- a CDS encoding triphosphoribosyl-dephospho-CoA synthase, producing MSDSLPWSERPARVAGRFPKEAATSDGSLGQSSRATGRQAWPARPDAVTLAELAVQALLDEATLTPKPGLVDLRGRGSHTDIHIGLMCVSANALRPGLEAMALAGAADWRDLRVLRERLGLLGRATESAMMAATEGVNTHRGAIWALGLLVAAANMPSRCGGFRPATIAKRAGAIASQPDRFAGDPATHKGGRACAQYGVAGARGQAQAGFPHVLQYGLPTLHASRRQGAEESCARLDALMAILAKLDDTCVLARGGPHALRSLQDAAANILKAGGTATCRGKQLLNHMDSEALRLGVSPGGAADLLAATLFLDSLTV from the coding sequence ATGTCGGACTCGCTGCCTTGGTCTGAACGCCCGGCGCGTGTGGCGGGTCGGTTTCCGAAAGAAGCCGCCACGTCGGATGGCAGCTTGGGGCAATCGTCGCGGGCAACTGGCCGTCAAGCCTGGCCTGCCCGGCCCGATGCCGTCACCCTGGCCGAGCTGGCCGTGCAGGCCTTGCTTGACGAAGCCACGCTCACCCCAAAACCCGGGCTGGTGGACTTGCGCGGCCGGGGTTCTCACACCGATATCCATATCGGACTGATGTGCGTCTCGGCCAATGCCTTGCGGCCGGGGCTGGAAGCCATGGCTTTGGCCGGTGCAGCAGACTGGCGCGACTTGCGGGTGTTGCGCGAACGCCTGGGTTTGCTGGGCCGCGCGACTGAAAGCGCGATGATGGCCGCAACCGAGGGCGTGAACACCCATCGCGGCGCAATCTGGGCGCTGGGCTTGCTGGTGGCTGCTGCCAACATGCCCAGCCGCTGCGGCGGGTTCCGCCCCGCCACGATTGCCAAGCGTGCCGGGGCAATCGCCAGCCAGCCAGACCGTTTTGCTGGTGACCCGGCAACCCACAAGGGTGGACGCGCGTGTGCGCAGTATGGGGTGGCAGGCGCACGGGGGCAGGCACAAGCCGGCTTTCCGCACGTCTTGCAATATGGTCTGCCCACCCTGCACGCCAGCCGACGACAAGGCGCAGAAGAATCCTGCGCTCGGCTCGATGCTTTGATGGCCATTCTTGCCAAGCTCGATGACACCTGCGTGTTAGCACGCGGTGGCCCGCACGCCCTGCGCAGCCTTCAAGACGCTGCAGCAAACATTCTGAAGGCGGGCGGCACTGCCACCTGCCGAGGCAAGCAACTGCTGAATCATATGGACAGCGAAGCCCTGCGCTTGGGGGTATCGCCAGGCGGTGCCGCCGACCTGCTGGCCGCCACGCTGTTCCTGGACAGCCTGACCGTCTGA
- a CDS encoding acyltransferase domain-containing protein, which produces MSTLFTFPGQGAQRAGMLHALPDCPTVHATLADAAAALNALQADVSNPASRHVQSLGSLADLDGATSLESTVATQLCLLIAGVASANAASDAGGAPDAVAGLSIGAYAAAVVAGVMDLEAAIKLVALRGGLMAEAYPQGYGMTAILGMPQSALEPLIASIHTPDTPVYLANINAPLQLVVAGEHGARHRLGALALAQGARAIREIAIAVPSHCALLDAPAETLRIAVQKTSLRPPRLRYYSASAARAVRDPAAIGLDLAHNMASLVRWHETSVLAWEVGARLFVEMSPGKVLTRLCTEALPDARTVAIDDTRLDTVAALMARERVRVD; this is translated from the coding sequence ATGAGCACCCTCTTCACGTTTCCCGGCCAGGGCGCGCAGCGCGCTGGCATGCTGCACGCCCTGCCCGATTGCCCGACTGTGCATGCCACCCTGGCAGATGCGGCGGCCGCCCTGAATGCGCTGCAAGCCGACGTGTCGAATCCGGCCTCTCGTCATGTGCAGTCGCTGGGCTCACTGGCCGATCTGGACGGTGCCACCAGCCTGGAAAGCACCGTTGCCACCCAGCTCTGCCTGCTGATTGCAGGGGTTGCCTCGGCCAACGCCGCCAGTGACGCGGGCGGCGCACCGGATGCCGTAGCGGGGCTTTCCATCGGCGCGTATGCCGCGGCAGTGGTCGCGGGCGTCATGGACCTGGAAGCGGCAATCAAACTGGTTGCCCTGCGGGGCGGCTTGATGGCCGAAGCCTACCCGCAAGGCTATGGCATGACCGCAATCCTGGGCATGCCGCAATCGGCGCTGGAACCGCTGATCGCCAGCATTCATACGCCTGACACGCCCGTATACCTGGCCAACATCAATGCGCCGTTGCAGTTGGTGGTGGCTGGCGAACATGGTGCTCGCCATCGGCTTGGTGCGCTGGCCTTGGCGCAGGGCGCTCGGGCCATTCGCGAGATCGCGATTGCCGTGCCGTCGCACTGCGCGCTGCTCGATGCCCCGGCAGAAACCTTGCGTATCGCCGTGCAGAAGACCAGCTTGCGCCCACCGCGCCTGCGCTATTACAGCGCCAGCGCTGCCCGCGCGGTACGTGACCCGGCGGCAATCGGTCTGGACCTGGCCCACAACATGGCAAGCCTGGTGCGCTGGCACGAAACATCCGTATTGGCCTGGGAAGTTGGTGCACGCCTGTTCGTGGAAATGTCCCCGGGCAAGGTGCTGACCCGCCTGTGCACCGAAGCCTTGCCCGATGCTCGCACCGTGGCAATCGATGACACCCGTCTGGACACCGTTGCAGCACTGATGGCACGCGAGCGCGTCAGGGTTGATTGA
- a CDS encoding malonate decarboxylase subunit delta, producing MEQLDFDYTASTPPVTRTLVGVVGSGDLEVLVEPGQSGRTRIRVTTSVDGFAATWRAQLDRVFADTALPALDIEINDFGATPGVVGMRLAQALDTLADARQQSKS from the coding sequence ATGGAACAACTGGATTTCGACTACACCGCGAGCACGCCACCTGTCACCCGTACCTTGGTCGGCGTTGTCGGCTCGGGCGACCTGGAAGTCCTGGTCGAACCCGGCCAGAGTGGCCGTACCCGCATTCGCGTCACCACCTCGGTCGACGGTTTTGCCGCCACTTGGCGTGCTCAGCTCGATCGCGTCTTTGCAGACACGGCACTGCCTGCACTCGACATCGAGATCAATGATTTCGGCGCAACCCCCGGCGTGGTCGGCATGCGACTCGCTCAGGCCCTGGACACGCTGGCCGACGCCCGCCAGCAATCGAAGTCATGA
- the mdcA gene encoding malonate decarboxylase subunit alpha, giving the protein MSHSPPARRWDTRRSDKRDRLARAAHYADGKVIPTTDIVPLLESLLVPGDRVVLEGNNQKQADFLSRALAAVDSSKVHDLHMIIPSVGRSEHLDLFERGIARKFDFSFAGTQSLRISQLLADGALEIGAIHTYIELYARLYVDLTPNVVLIAGYQADREGNLYTGSSTEDTPALVEAAAFRDGIVIAQVNEIVDDPRDLKRVDVPGSWIDLVVQSDRPFFMEPLFTRDPRLIKPIHVLMAMMAIRGVYERHQVQSLNHGIGFNTAAIELILPTYAESLGLKGKICRNWTLNPHPTMIPAIESGWVESVHSFGSELGMERYVAARPDVFFTGQDGSMRSNRAFCQLAGQYAVDLFIGSTLQIDGDGHSSTVTRGRLAGFGGAPNMGHNPGGRRHATPAWLDTIEPGDMLARGRKLVVQLVETFQGGGKPTFVETLDAVQVARDSGMPLAPIMIYGDDVTHVLTEEGIAYLYKATSLEQRREMLAAVAGVTPIGMRHDPARTAKLRADGLVALPEDLGVDRKLATRSLLAARSMADLVDWSGGLYDPPARFRSW; this is encoded by the coding sequence ATGAGTCATTCCCCCCCGGCGCGTCGCTGGGACACCCGCCGCAGCGACAAACGTGACCGCCTTGCACGCGCTGCCCACTACGCCGACGGCAAGGTTATACCCACCACCGATATCGTGCCGCTGCTGGAATCGCTGCTGGTGCCTGGCGATCGGGTCGTGCTGGAAGGCAACAACCAGAAGCAGGCCGACTTCCTGTCGCGCGCGCTGGCCGCCGTTGATTCCAGCAAGGTCCATGACCTGCACATGATCATCCCGAGCGTCGGTCGGTCTGAACATCTCGATCTGTTCGAGCGCGGGATTGCCCGCAAGTTCGACTTCTCGTTCGCTGGCACGCAAAGCTTGCGGATCTCGCAATTGCTGGCCGACGGTGCGCTTGAGATCGGAGCCATCCACACTTACATCGAGCTTTACGCGCGCCTGTATGTGGACCTGACGCCGAACGTCGTGTTGATCGCCGGCTACCAAGCGGACCGCGAAGGCAACCTGTACACCGGTTCCAGTACCGAAGACACACCCGCGCTGGTCGAGGCTGCCGCCTTCCGCGACGGGATCGTGATCGCCCAGGTCAATGAAATCGTCGACGACCCGCGTGACCTGAAACGGGTGGACGTGCCCGGTTCGTGGATCGACCTGGTGGTGCAGTCCGATCGCCCGTTCTTCATGGAACCGCTGTTCACCCGCGACCCGCGCTTGATCAAGCCCATTCATGTGCTGATGGCCATGATGGCGATTCGTGGTGTGTATGAACGCCACCAGGTGCAGTCGCTGAACCACGGCATTGGTTTCAACACCGCTGCCATCGAGCTGATTCTGCCGACCTACGCCGAATCTCTGGGATTGAAGGGAAAGATATGCCGTAACTGGACACTGAACCCCCACCCCACCATGATTCCGGCCATCGAATCCGGCTGGGTGGAAAGCGTGCACTCGTTCGGCAGCGAGCTTGGCATGGAACGTTACGTGGCCGCCCGGCCCGACGTGTTCTTCACCGGCCAGGACGGCTCGATGCGATCGAACCGTGCGTTCTGCCAGCTTGCCGGGCAATACGCGGTGGACTTGTTCATCGGTTCGACCCTGCAGATCGACGGTGACGGTCATTCATCGACCGTCACGCGCGGCCGCCTGGCAGGCTTCGGAGGTGCCCCGAACATGGGCCACAATCCGGGCGGACGCCGCCATGCCACACCGGCCTGGCTGGACACGATCGAACCCGGCGACATGCTGGCACGCGGTCGCAAGCTGGTGGTGCAATTGGTGGAAACCTTCCAGGGTGGTGGCAAACCCACCTTTGTGGAAACGCTGGATGCCGTGCAGGTTGCCCGCGACAGCGGCATGCCGCTGGCCCCCATCATGATCTACGGCGACGACGTGACCCACGTGTTGACCGAAGAAGGCATTGCCTATCTGTACAAGGCAACGTCGCTCGAACAGCGTCGCGAAATGCTGGCTGCCGTGGCGGGTGTCACGCCCATCGGCATGCGCCACGACCCGGCACGCACCGCGAAGCTGCGCGCCGATGGCCTGGTTGCCCTGCCTGAAGACCTGGGCGTGGACCGCAAGCTGGCCACCCGTTCCTTGCTGGCCGCACGCAGCATGGCCGATCTGGTCGACTGGTCGGGCGGTCTGTACGATCCGCCGGCCCGTTTCCGGAGCTGGTGA
- a CDS encoding LysR substrate-binding domain-containing protein codes for MRRLCPSLSELSAFHAAARHLSFTQAAQELCVTQGAISRHIAGLEQFLGTMLFLRRPKGLELTHAGLTYLNATRPAMKQLETATAHLMSHRGTGGVLNLSVSPTFVIQWLFPRLGHFQQSLPDVSLNFVRHEHLHDFSSSYELDAAIQFGTGEWPDAEAEYLTGRETSIICSPGMRDSLNFTSTEALARATLLQHVEVPHAWKEWLIDNQVPEDINGLFGPRFNQYSLIIRAAVSSVGVGVVPTCLIEEELRSGALVEPLGRRYTGRDGYYLCATPEKSNLPAFRLFMNWVREQVGSQAQEARELLGRAGSLPRPGQAAIPAGALRTPRGKRRAPVDAAVSSLRCVRHARPRWLFLDNERMS; via the coding sequence TTGCGTCGTCTTTGTCCTTCTCTCTCCGAGCTGAGCGCTTTCCATGCGGCGGCACGCCATCTGAGCTTTACCCAGGCAGCACAAGAGCTTTGTGTCACGCAGGGTGCCATCAGTCGGCACATTGCCGGGCTGGAACAGTTCCTGGGCACCATGTTGTTCTTGCGCCGGCCCAAAGGGCTGGAGCTGACCCATGCGGGTTTGACATACCTGAACGCCACGCGCCCGGCGATGAAGCAGCTGGAAACCGCCACCGCGCACCTGATGTCGCACCGGGGGACGGGTGGCGTGCTGAATCTGTCGGTGTCGCCTACCTTCGTGATCCAGTGGCTGTTTCCCCGGCTGGGGCATTTTCAGCAGAGCCTGCCCGATGTCAGCCTGAATTTTGTCCGGCATGAACATCTGCACGATTTCTCGTCGTCCTACGAACTCGATGCCGCCATCCAATTCGGGACTGGCGAGTGGCCGGATGCCGAAGCCGAATACCTGACGGGGCGCGAAACCAGCATCATTTGCAGCCCCGGCATGCGCGATTCGTTGAATTTCACCAGCACCGAGGCGCTTGCGCGGGCCACCTTGCTGCAGCACGTGGAAGTGCCGCATGCGTGGAAGGAATGGCTGATCGACAACCAGGTGCCGGAAGACATCAACGGACTGTTCGGCCCGCGCTTCAACCAATATTCGTTGATCATCCGCGCGGCTGTGTCCAGTGTGGGGGTAGGCGTGGTGCCGACCTGCCTGATCGAAGAAGAACTGCGCAGCGGCGCACTGGTCGAGCCGCTGGGCCGCCGTTACACCGGGCGCGACGGCTACTACCTGTGCGCCACGCCAGAGAAAAGCAACCTGCCGGCATTCCGTCTGTTCATGAACTGGGTGCGCGAACAGGTCGGGTCGCAGGCACAGGAAGCGCGTGAACTGCTGGGCCGGGCAGGGTCTTTGCCGCGCCCGGGTCAGGCGGCCATTCCTGCAGGCGCGCTGCGAACTCCGCGTGGCAAGCGGCGCGCACCGGTAGACGCGGCCGTGTCTTCGCTGCGTTGCGTGCGTCACGCGCGACCGCGCTGGCTATTTCTGGACAACGAACGAATGAGCTGA
- a CDS encoding LysR family transcriptional regulator has translation MQLRISEEITFRKLEVLLAYLEAGSLARAAERLDISTVSVHRALHSLEAGMHCTLFRHEGRNLVPTDAAQVLAEAARNLIADMHQAIRKTREAAGYSAGRLRIGSLFSLTATTVPEVLRGIKLRRPELHVELVPGSNDDLLNQLRQGELDAILTAMPEPEPEIESIVLFEDDIFFAAPADSAYAGKTCIDLRQCAGERFVTLSAGFATYRGFMEAFRIAGFEPTITMRVDDIYTLMNLVSGGIGCTLLPGRVRGVAGHRLQMIPLDSRYAMRQTICLSFKRARERDPNLLALAAACRMAVSTT, from the coding sequence ATGCAACTGCGCATCAGTGAAGAGATCACCTTTCGCAAACTGGAAGTGTTGCTGGCCTATCTAGAGGCCGGCAGCCTGGCGCGTGCCGCCGAACGGCTGGATATCAGCACGGTCAGCGTGCACCGCGCGCTGCATTCGCTGGAAGCCGGCATGCACTGCACGCTGTTTCGCCACGAAGGCCGTAATCTGGTGCCGACCGACGCGGCACAGGTGTTGGCCGAAGCCGCCCGCAACCTGATTGCCGACATGCACCAGGCGATTCGCAAGACGCGCGAGGCGGCGGGTTATTCCGCTGGTCGCCTGCGTATCGGCTCACTGTTTTCGCTGACCGCCACCACCGTCCCCGAGGTCTTGCGTGGCATCAAGCTGCGCAGGCCCGAACTGCATGTCGAACTGGTGCCGGGGTCCAACGATGACTTGCTGAATCAGCTGCGCCAGGGTGAGCTGGACGCCATCCTGACCGCCATGCCCGAGCCCGAGCCGGAAATCGAATCCATCGTCTTGTTCGAGGACGACATCTTCTTCGCTGCACCGGCCGATTCCGCCTACGCGGGCAAAACTTGCATCGACTTGCGCCAGTGCGCGGGCGAGCGCTTCGTTACCCTGAGCGCAGGTTTTGCCACTTACCGTGGGTTCATGGAAGCGTTTCGCATTGCCGGGTTCGAGCCGACCATCACCATGCGTGTGGACGACATCTACACCTTGATGAATCTGGTCAGCGGCGGGATTGGCTGCACCTTGCTGCCTGGTCGGGTGCGTGGGGTGGCTGGGCATCGTCTGCAGATGATCCCGCTCGATTCGCGCTATGCCATGCGGCAGACCATCTGCCTGAGTTTCAAACGCGCTCGCGAACGCGACCCGAATCTGCTTGCGCTCGCGGCCGCGTGCCGCATGGCAGTGTCGACGACCTAG
- a CDS encoding SLC13 family permease: MSSHMLSIYVLAAMFLLATLLPINMGVIAFVGAFLVGTLFAGMSTKAIMAGFPAELFLTLVGITYLFALAQNNGTIDWLVRLGVRLVRGRIAAIPWVMFFITAALTGVGAVSPGAVAIVAPIALGFAAKYKISPLMMGLMVVHGAQGGGFSPISIYGGITNRVVEKAGLPLSELTTAFASLGVNLAVAALLFFTLGGLRLMREPVVPPERRSVIRTAPVTIAQRGSQVYGDSGDEAEFHAPADDDAAMAAPAAKRDGSFEQCAMVFGLILLAVLTLYFRLDIGFVSITIGLVLTLFSPNLQKRAIGQVSWPEIMLIVGVSTYVGVLDKMGTIDFVGHSVAGLTSPLIAALLLCFIGAVVSAFASSTAVLGSLIPLAVPFLQQGTGVSAVGFIAAMAVASTIVDVSPFSTNGALVLANARGIDRQVFLKQLMIYGGVVTLVAPVVVWLLFVVW, from the coding sequence ATGTCATCCCATATGCTTTCCATTTACGTGCTGGCCGCGATGTTTTTGCTGGCCACGCTGTTGCCGATCAACATGGGTGTCATCGCCTTTGTCGGCGCGTTTCTTGTCGGCACGCTGTTCGCCGGCATGTCGACCAAAGCCATCATGGCCGGCTTCCCGGCCGAGCTGTTCCTGACGCTGGTTGGCATTACTTATCTGTTCGCACTGGCCCAGAACAACGGCACCATCGACTGGCTGGTACGGCTGGGCGTGCGGCTGGTGCGCGGGCGCATTGCCGCCATTCCGTGGGTAATGTTCTTCATCACCGCAGCCTTGACCGGGGTCGGTGCAGTCAGCCCCGGTGCCGTGGCCATCGTCGCACCGATTGCACTGGGCTTCGCCGCCAAATACAAGATCAGCCCCTTGATGATGGGCTTGATGGTGGTGCACGGCGCGCAGGGCGGCGGGTTCTCGCCGATCAGCATTTACGGTGGCATCACCAACCGTGTGGTCGAGAAAGCCGGCTTGCCTTTGAGCGAACTGACAACCGCGTTTGCCAGCCTGGGCGTGAACCTGGCGGTTGCCGCGCTGCTGTTCTTCACGCTGGGTGGCCTGCGACTGATGCGCGAACCGGTGGTGCCGCCGGAGCGCCGCTCGGTCATTCGCACGGCACCGGTCACCATCGCGCAGCGTGGTTCGCAGGTTTATGGCGATTCGGGCGACGAAGCGGAATTCCACGCCCCGGCTGACGACGATGCGGCAATGGCTGCACCGGCTGCCAAGCGCGATGGCTCGTTCGAACAGTGCGCCATGGTGTTCGGGCTGATTCTGCTTGCAGTGCTCACCTTGTACTTCCGACTCGACATCGGTTTTGTGTCGATCACCATCGGTCTGGTGCTGACGCTCTTCTCGCCGAATCTGCAAAAGCGCGCTATCGGTCAGGTGTCGTGGCCGGAAATCATGTTGATCGTGGGTGTCAGCACCTATGTGGGTGTGCTCGACAAGATGGGCACCATCGACTTCGTGGGGCATAGCGTGGCGGGCCTGACCTCGCCATTGATTGCCGCCTTGCTGCTCTGCTTCATCGGTGCCGTGGTATCTGCCTTTGCCTCGTCAACGGCAGTGCTGGGGTCCTTGATTCCGCTGGCGGTGCCGTTCCTGCAACAGGGAACGGGTGTGAGCGCGGTTGGCTTCATCGCGGCCATGGCGGTGGCGTCTACCATCGTTGATGTCAGCCCGTTCTCGACCAATGGCGCGCTGGTGCTGGCAAATGCACGAGGCATCGACCGGCAGGTGTTCCTGAAACAGCTGATGATCTACGGCGGGGTCGTGACGCTGGTTGCGCCTGTGGTGGTGTGGCTGCTGTTTGTGGTGTGGTGA
- a CDS encoding biotin-independent malonate decarboxylase subunit beta, translating to MSIATQPAPATHPAAANSRSLESLASRQSIVELGARERAAALLDPGSFRELIDPFERERSPWLAAQGVVTQADDGVVVAKGTIDGQPAVVLAIEGAFQGGSMGEVGGAKIAGALELAAEDNRKGIPTRAVLLLETGGVRLQEANLGLAAIAEIHAAIVDLRRYVPVVGLIAGSVGCFGGMSIAAGLCSYLVVTREARLGLNGPAVIEQEAGIDEYDSRDRPFIWGLTGGEQRFATGLVDAYVEDDVEQVRQTVAALVNGPLPTSPKSDAWQHYLSKLAAYNPSVAIDAAGVRQLYSTPEAS from the coding sequence ATGAGCATCGCAACGCAACCCGCACCGGCGACTCACCCGGCTGCGGCGAATTCCCGTTCGCTTGAATCGTTGGCAAGCCGCCAGAGCATCGTTGAACTGGGTGCACGCGAACGTGCTGCCGCGCTGCTCGACCCGGGCAGCTTCCGCGAACTGATAGACCCTTTCGAGCGTGAACGCTCGCCGTGGTTGGCCGCGCAAGGCGTGGTCACCCAAGCCGACGACGGCGTGGTGGTGGCCAAGGGCACAATCGACGGTCAGCCTGCTGTCGTGCTTGCCATCGAAGGCGCATTCCAAGGCGGCAGCATGGGCGAAGTCGGCGGTGCCAAGATCGCGGGCGCGCTGGAACTCGCGGCTGAAGACAACCGCAAGGGTATTCCGACACGCGCAGTCCTGTTGCTGGAAACCGGTGGCGTACGCCTTCAGGAAGCCAATCTGGGCCTGGCTGCCATTGCCGAAATCCATGCAGCCATTGTCGACCTGCGCCGTTATGTTCCAGTAGTCGGACTGATTGCCGGAAGCGTTGGCTGCTTTGGCGGCATGTCGATTGCCGCAGGCCTGTGCAGTTATCTGGTCGTTACCCGCGAAGCTCGTCTGGGCCTGAACGGCCCGGCGGTGATCGAACAAGAAGCCGGCATTGACGAATACGACTCGCGTGACCGCCCCTTCATCTGGGGCCTGACGGGTGGTGAACAGCGTTTCGCCACCGGCCTGGTCGATGCCTACGTAGAAGACGATGTCGAACAGGTTCGCCAGACCGTTGCAGCACTGGTGAATGGTCCGCTGCCGACATCGCCGAAAAGCGACGCGTGGCAACACTATCTGTCGAAACTGGCTGCGTACAACCCATCTGTGGCTATTGACGCCGCAGGTGTCCGCCAGCTCTATTCCACCCCGGAGGCCTCATGA
- the mdcE gene encoding biotin-independent malonate decarboxylase subunit gamma: MSATPISHDRSPGAAQEPASSRGAIWFDALTGNATPAQGYPTTLLVADAPFAGSEARFISVVPDANHAYPRVRKGETGVIEGWAIAQAVHEVIAADQGKTPRPIIAIVDVASQAYGRREEALGLHQSLAGAAGAYAEARLAGHPVIALLVGKAMSGAFLAHGYQANRLIALDDVGVQVHAMGKSAAARITMRSVEDLERLAATVPPMAYDISAYATLGLLWRLVEVSNAQQPGTADLAQVDTVLRDALADIQADPTRGLASRLGAENRQASARVRAKLRAQW, encoded by the coding sequence ATGAGCGCCACGCCGATTTCTCATGACCGTTCCCCGGGTGCTGCCCAGGAACCCGCATCCTCGCGCGGGGCCATCTGGTTCGACGCGCTTACCGGTAACGCAACGCCAGCCCAGGGTTATCCGACCACGTTGCTGGTGGCAGATGCCCCCTTTGCAGGTTCAGAGGCCCGCTTCATCAGCGTGGTGCCAGATGCCAACCACGCCTATCCCCGTGTGCGCAAAGGCGAAACCGGCGTCATCGAAGGCTGGGCAATTGCACAGGCCGTGCATGAAGTCATTGCCGCAGACCAAGGCAAGACACCGCGACCGATCATTGCGATTGTCGATGTGGCCAGTCAAGCCTACGGCCGACGCGAAGAAGCACTGGGGCTGCACCAGTCCCTGGCCGGGGCAGCAGGTGCCTATGCCGAAGCACGCCTGGCCGGTCACCCGGTGATTGCGCTGTTGGTGGGCAAGGCGATGTCAGGTGCCTTCCTGGCCCACGGCTACCAGGCCAATCGTCTGATTGCACTGGATGATGTCGGTGTGCAGGTCCACGCGATGGGCAAGTCAGCGGCGGCGCGCATCACCATGCGCAGTGTGGAAGACCTGGAACGCCTGGCGGCCACCGTGCCGCCAATGGCTTACGACATTTCTGCCTATGCAACCCTGGGGCTTTTGTGGCGCTTGGTGGAGGTTAGCAACGCGCAGCAACCAGGCACGGCAGACTTGGCGCAGGTGGACACGGTCTTGCGTGATGCGCTTGCTGATATCCAGGCGGACCCGACACGTGGTCTGGCCAGTCGGCTGGGCGCGGAAAACCGCCAGGCTTCGGCACGGGTACGCGCCAAGCTTCGGGCGCAGTGGTGA